One part of the Lycium ferocissimum isolate CSIRO_LF1 chromosome 8, AGI_CSIRO_Lferr_CH_V1, whole genome shotgun sequence genome encodes these proteins:
- the LOC132067466 gene encoding protein NRT1/ PTR FAMILY 4.6-like: protein MVSSSIIFLLFVSVSFLLTITYYFWLFFFFFFFLQEIDGQSHRTNWDGYVDWKNSPAITKRHGGLLAASFVLVVEVLENLAYLANASNLVRYFSEYMHFSPTTSANSVTNFMGTAFLLALLGGFLSDAFFTTYYIYLISAVVEFLGLVVLTIQARSSSLKPPKCELGVPNAPCEKVHGAQAAMLFIGLYLVALGVGGIKGSLPPHGAEQFDEATPRGRKQRSTFFNYFVFCLSFGGLIAVTFVVWMEDNMGWQWGFGIATLAIFLSIPIFLAGSPFYRNKIPRGSPFTTISKVLIAALLNCRASRNTSIAINSMASSPSPTIPTGKEGGRNTNSKDIESIEIPSRSLSFLNRAVSDTPACGALECSVQQVEEVKIVMKLFPIFACTIMLNCCLAQLNTFSVQQAATMNTKLGSLKVPPASLPIFPVVFIMILAPVYDYFIIPFARRVTKTEMGISHLQRIGIGLFLSIVAMAVAALVEIKRKGVATDSGRVDSAKPLPITFFWIAFQYLFLGSADLFVLAGLLEFCFSEAPVSMRSLATSLSWASLAIGYYLSSVIVSIVNSVTGISKHKPWLSGGNLNHYHLERFYWLMCILSALNFMHYLFWATKYKYTSVRSGK from the exons atggtgAGTTCCTCTATTATTTTTCTCCTCTTTGTTTCAGTTTCTTTTTTGCTAACTATAACttactatttttggctttttttttttttttttttttttttgcaggaaATAGATGGTCAAAGCCACCGAACCAATTGGGATGGCTATGTAGATTGGAAAAATAGCCCTGCAATCACCAAAAGACATGGTGGCTTGCTTGCTGCCTCTTTTGTCTTag TGGTTGAGGTGCTGGAGAACTTGGCATATTTGGCAAATGCAAGCAACTTGGTGAGGTACTTTTCAGAGTACATGCATTTCTCACCAACAACATCAGCAAATTCTGTGACCAATTTTATGGGCACAGCATTTTTACTAGCACTTCTTGGTGGCTTCTTATCTGATGCATTCTTCACAACTTATTACATATATCTCATCAGTGCAGTGGTTGAATTTCTG GGACTAGTAGTACTCACCATACAAGCTCGATCCAGTTCACTGAAGCCACCAAAATGTGAGCTAGGAGTGCCCAACGCGCCGTGTGAAAAAGTTCATGGTGCACAAGCTGCAATGCTGTTCATAGGACTTTACCTAGTGGCATTAGGTGTAGGAGGTATAAAGGGGTCGCTGCCGCCCCATGGTGCTGAGCAGTTCGATGAAGCAACCCCGCGAGGAAGAAAGCAAAGATCAACTTTCTTCAATTACTTTGTGTTCTGCCTCTCCTTTGGAGGTCTTATTGCTGTCACATTTGTTGTCTGGATGGAAGACAATATGGGTTGGCAGTGGGGATTTGGAATTGCAACTTTGGCTATATTTTTGTCAATCCCAATCTTCCTTGCTGGTTCACCATTCTACAGGAACAAGATACCTCGTGGAAGCCCTTTTACAACAATCAGCAAG GTTCTAATTGCAGCATTACTAAATTGTCGTGCATCGAGAAACACAAGTATTGCCATAAATAGTATGGCTTCAAGCCCTTCTCCTACAATTCCAACTGGCAAGGAAGGTGGCAGAAATACAAACAGCAAAGACATAGAATCAATTGAGATCCCATCGAGAAGTCTTAGCTTCCTTAATCGGGCTGTTTCAGACACACCAGCTTGTGGTGCATTAGAATGCTCAGTTCAACAAGTGGAAGAAGTCAAGATTGTGATGAAACTTTTCCCTATTTTTGCCTGCACCATCATGCTCAACTGTtgtctagctcaactaaatacATTCTCAGTCCAGCAAGCAGCCACAATGAACACAAAACTAGGCTCCTTAAAAGTCCCTCCAGCTTCGCTCCCCATTTTCCCCGTAGTATTCATCATGATCCTAGCACCAGTTTACGACTACTTCATCATCCCATTCGCTCGTAGAGTAACCAAAACAGAAATGGGCATCTCTCACCTCCAACGTATTGGTATTGGTTTGTTCCTCTCCATCGTGGCTATGGCAGTCGCAGCACTTGTTGAAATCAAGCGCAAAGGAGTAGCTACTGACTCAGGACGTGTCGATTCTGCCAAACCATTGCCCATAACTTTCTTTTGGATCGCTTTTCAGTACTTGTTTCTTGGATCAGCCGATCTTTTCGTTCTAGCTGGACTACTAGAATTCTGCTTCTCAGAAGCACCAGTCAGTATGAGATCATTGGCAACATCGCTCTCATGGGCTTCTTTAGCCATCGGATACTACCTCAGCTCAGTCATAGTGTCTATAGTCAATAGTGTGACAGGCATTTCAAAGCACAAACCATGGCTCTCGGGTGGAAACTTGAATCACTACCATTTGGAGAGGTTCTACTGGCTAATGTGCATACTCAGTGCATTAAACTTTATGCACTACCTATTTTGGGCTACAAAATACAAGTATACATCAGTAAGGTCTGGCAAGTAA